A region of the Stutzerimonas stutzeri genome:
AAGAAAGGAGAACGCAATGACCAAAACAACCAAGACAATCTTCTCAGGCGCCTTCGCGTTACTCGTCGGAATGGCCGCCAACATGGCATTCGCCGCTGAAGGCGAGAACTTCGTCGATGAGGCCTCGGCGAAAGGCATTGCCGAAATCGAAACGGCAAAGATGGCGCTGGACAAGGGCACATCCCAAGACGTAAAGCAGTTTGCGCAGAAGATGATCGACGACCACACCAAGGCCAATCAGGAACTCGCACAACTGGCGCAGCAGAAAGATCTGGAGATGTCAGACGAAGCAACACTGATGGACAAGGCCAAAGCCATGATCCTGAAATTGCGTGACGGCGAGAATTTCGACGAGGCCTACGCTAACAACCAAGTCGTTGCTCATGAACAGACCATCGAGCTGTATCAGGAGTACGTAGAAGGTGGCGAAAATGCCGACCTCAAGCAGTTCGCTCAGAAGACACTGCCGAAGC
Encoded here:
- a CDS encoding DUF4142 domain-containing protein is translated as MTKTTKTIFSGAFALLVGMAANMAFAAEGENFVDEASAKGIAEIETAKMALDKGTSQDVKQFAQKMIDDHTKANQELAQLAQQKDLEMSDEATLMDKAKAMILKLRDGENFDEAYANNQVVAHEQTIELYQEYVEGGENADLKQFAQKTLPKLEEHLKHAKDLQSKHATKN